GTAGGGTGGTGGTGTTATGTTTAGGATTACCGTGTATTGTGAGATTGCGGCTGCGGCGTGTGCGTTGTTGAGTATGTTTATGGCTTCTTGATACGCATTGTTGCTTACCATGTATAGTGCCATGCCAAGGTCTAGGGCTATCACGGTAATTATGACCGCCACTATTATGGCTAGACCCCTTCTGCCTATTCTTAATCTGAACTTACTCATCAGGTAGCTTTTTTAAGGATTTATAAGTTTTTTGTGGTGGTTTCAATCCCCCAATAATGATCACGCCCTTCCTATTGTGTGGGGTTATTGGGCGTGGTCTTTGTCATACCCGTGGGTGTTTTGTATGTGGGGGTAAATGCCTGGGTTTAGGTGTTGGTGTGGTTTGGATTTAGTGCTTCTGGTGTGCAGTTCCTCACTATTAATTCCACGGCGTCCCTAATGAGCCTCTTATAGCCCGTGTGACCACCCTCCTGGAGTTTAGCGAGTGCCGCTGCCAGTAGTATTAATCCCCTCATGAACTCGCTCCTATTCCTCCTCCAAACCCCCTCCAAAACCTCATGGGCTTCCCAAAATCTTTCCTGGCCCATTAGTTCCACGTAGGCTTCTAGGGGATTCTCCACGTGCCTCTCCACATCGAGGTCTACCAGGTCCATGACCCTCATGCCTGCTTTGCTTAGCTTCTTCAATTCCCCGTCTATGTCATCCGTGATTAGGTCCACCTCAACGTGCCCGGTGGTCACCCTGGCATTTAAAACCCTCATTCCCATTGCCCTCAGCGAGTTCATTATCTCAGTCCTGCGTTTGGTCACGTAATCCTCGCTCTCAATCACAATTAGGTACCTGGTCATGCCTGTTTCGTCAATGTGTCAATTAATATTACTGTCTGTGGTATGATGAGGCGTGGGCGTGGTTACCACTTTATGACAACCTTTATCTCACCCTTCACCTTCTCATGTAGTGCCTTCATGACCTCCCCCTCGTTATTTATGTCTATGGTCTTCGTTATTAGCCTCCTCGTTGCCCTGGGCCATATGGACTTCCACTGTGCTAGGTGTGAGAGGGCCATTTGGAAGTGGGGTTTTTGCCCGTTGGCTAGGCCCACTATCACGTTTGATTTATGGATAAACCTCTGCCACACGTCATGTGGTATCACGGACTCACCGCTTGATGGAAACCCAAAGAGGCCCAGTACACCGTTAGGTCTCAGCATTTCCACGGCATCCCTGATTAATGAGGCTGATGTGCCCGTGGTGTCAACGACCAGGTCAAACCCCACCCTCTTTAACCTATCCAGGCTGTCCCTGGTGTAGTTAATGAATGTAACGCCCGCCTCCTCAGTAATTACGCTCTCATTCTCCAGGGGATCCCTCCTATTGGCTATGTAGACCTCGAATCCGTAGGTTCTAAGTAGGAGTGATAGTAATGTGCCCGTGGACCCACTACCGAGTACCAGGGCTCTGCGGCAGTTGTGGGTTCCATCGTCACAGGTCCAGATGAGCCTCCTCTGTATGTTGAGTATCTCCTCGACGGATTTCTCCAGGTCCGAGAGTGGCTGTGCCAGATTGCTATGTCGAGCACCTCACTGGGGATCTTAACTAGGTACCTGGGGTCAATTATGACTGGGATATATGCTAAAGTATCAGTGTTAAATTAATACCTAAGTAATAAGAGGGCTTATTAGTTTAATTTTTATACCCATTATATACCAATCCTGATGTATATGTAGTTTGGCTACTGCTCATTATGCCCCATTAATTCGTAGTAAAGCTTTAGTAATGCCTGAGTCCCCTTTTCGCCAAGCCCCCTGGCCACCAGTGCGTTGTATAGTTGTAGTGTTAGGGCTGTCCCTGGTAGTGGTACGTTTAGTTTATTGGCAACCTCCACCACGTACTTAAGGTCCTTCCTCAGGTGTGCCGCCCTGAATCCTGGTTCGTAGTCCCCCTTCATCATCTTGGGCATGTAGTACTGCACTGTGAAGGAGTTTGCGGCTCCCGTGGATAGTACGGTGTATAGTTTTTCCATGTCTATGCCGGCCTTCCTTGCCAATGCCATGGCCTCGGCAACGGCCAGCATGTTTATGCCCACCACTATTTGGTTTAGTAGCTTGAGCATTTGCCCACTGCCCACATCCCCAGCGTACACTATTGTCTTCCCCATGGCCTCGAGTACTGGCTTTACCCTCTGGAATACCTCGTACTTCCCACCCACCATTATGGTGAGTGTGCCCTCCCTGGCACCCTTATCACCGCCAGTCACGGGTGCGTCCAGGAACTCCACACCGTACTTAGCAAGCCTCTCCGCAAAGCTTCTCGCGTACTCCGGCGAGTTAGTGCTCATGTCAATCACTATCAACCCAGGGTGTGCACCATAAACAACACCATTGGGTCCGAAGAGCACTTGCTCCACGTCTGGTGCGTCGGTCACCATGTCTATGACCACGTCCGACTTCTCCGCCACCTCCCTGGGTGAGTCCGCCACTGGTATTCCCTGTTTTGCGAAGGGTTCTGTCTTGCTTCGTGTTCTATTGTAAACTATTAATGGGAAACCGGCCATGTGTATCCTCATGGCCATGGCACTACCCATTATGCCAAGCCCTATGAAACCAACCCTCAGCACAGAATCCCATCCCCAGCCCCAACTTAAACCCTTCACTTACGTGTGCGAAAGCCCTTATAAAATGGTTTTATGAGGGGTTAGTTCGTGAGGCTTGTCAGGGTTGAGGATGCAGTGGGCCTGGTTCTGGGTTACGACACCACGTACGTGAGTAGGGATGGGGCCACAGTACTCCTTCCCAGGGGTCACGTGATAACCCAGGAGGATGTGGAGAGACTTAAGGACTCGGGGGTTTACTTCGTGTGGGTTCAGGGTGATGAGGAGTCCAGTGAGTTGATGTACGAGTGGGAGGTTGCGGAGGCAGTGGCTAGGTCATTGGCTGGGGGTAATATTGAGGTTAAGCCCGCTAGGCAGGGCTCGGCACTCCTGGTCTCCAGGGTCCCCGGGGTTTTGAGGGTTAACGTGGATGCCCTGGTCAGGTTCAACATGAATGGGAACGTACTCCTCATAACCAAGCATAACCACACAGCGGTGGGTTCTGGCGAGGTTGTTGGTGTTGTTGATGTGATACCCCTTAGCATGCACCGTAAGGACGTGGAGGGATTGCTTGGCTTTGGGACCATTATTGACGTGGTCCCCTTCAGGCTTAGGAGGGTTGGTGTTGTGATAACGGGCACGGAGATATACCAGGGTAGGAAGAGGGATTTGTACATGCCCGTGATTAGGAGCAAGGCTGAGAGGTATGGTTGGGATATTGTGTATAGCAGGGTGGTTCCTGATGATGAGGATGAAATCATAAGCGCCATAAGGGATGCGGTGGGTAGGGGTGCCGAGGTTGTGATAATCACGGGGGGCATGTCCGTGGACCCCACGGACAAAACCCCACTGGCCATTAGGAAGTTGGGGGCACAGGTACTCTTCTACGGATTACCCATCAAACCCACTACAATGAGTATGGCAGCCCTATGGAACGGCGTGGTACTCTTCGGAGTCTCAGCAGGTGGTATTTACTACAGTGAGCACAATGCGATTGACATAGTGCTCACAAGGATAATGGCGGGCATGATACCAAGCAGGGAGGAGGTGGCTGCACTGGGCCACGGTGGGTTACTCACGGAGCTGCAACATCACATGAAGGGGTGATTAATCCTCCATGAATTAATGATTATCTTAGCTGCGGTTATATTTATAATTTTTCTTAATTATTGTGGGAAAGGGTTAAATAACTGTGGACCATTGCCTTGTGAGGATTATGAACCTGAGGCTCAGGCTACACTACCTATGGCTTTGGCTGACCTCAACGATTAGGTATTACCTAAGGAAACCCCGCAGGGACCTAGCGGCAATGCTCACGCTACTCGCCACTCTATGGGTCATCTCATACGTACTCTACATGGTTAATTTATTCTACGAGGCCTCCTCGTACATTTTAATAATTGGTACAGTACTTATGATTCTCCTGGCATTGATATTCAGGGTTTAACGCATTACTAACCCTCCACCTCAGCCAATACATTCAATTACACTACTAAGCCTCCCTGGACCTTGCCACGTCTATGAATCCACAGCCAATGTGGGGAATAGGGAATATAAAAAGCCTCTACGTTACATCATTATGTGGAGGTTTTTGTGGGTACGAGTGGTTGGTTGTATGATTGGAATCCGGAATCCTCCTTTGATTGGTACGTGGCCCATTCTGGGCTTAATGCTGTGGAGTTAAACGCATCCTTCTACAGATTCCCATTCCGCAACCAGGTCCTCTCATGGGCTAGGAAGGGTGGTGGGTTGAGGTGGGCTGTTAAGGTTAATAGGTACGTAACCCACATTAAGAGGCTTAAGCCCGAGGCCTTCAACACCTGGGTTAGATTCCACGAGCTCTTCAAGCCCCTGGACCCACACATAGACTTCTACCTATTCCAATTACCGCCCAGCATGGCCAGGAGTGAGGAGTCCCTGGCCAGGGTGAGGGATTTCGCGGTTAGGACGGGCCTTGGACCCAGGTTTGCCGTGGAGTTTAGGCATGAGTCCTGGTTCAATAAGGAGACCCTGAGCATGCTTAGGGACCTTGGTATCACCGTGGTTTCGGTGGATGAGCCAGGCCTTACGTGGGTGGCCTCGACCAATGGTATTGTCTACCTAAGGCTCCATGGCAGGAATGAGTGGTATGCGCATAACTATACTAGGGAGGAGCTCAGGGAGTTGGTTAATGAGGTCCTGAGGCTAAGGCCCAGTAGGGTCTATGTATTTTTCAATAACAACCACTGGATGCTTGATAACGCGAGGTTAATGCTTAGGATGCTCCGTGGCGAGGAGTAGAATACCAGCTACAGCGAGGAGGACGCCCACCACCATCATAACCAGCATCCCCAGGTTCATGGGCCTAATGAGACCAACGAGCATTGGGGCCCAACCACCAATGAGCAGGCCCCAGTTATAGGCTATACCAAGCCCACTGGCCCTATACTCAGGCTCGAACTTACTCACTAGTGCGTGGGGTACGAGCCCCATTGCGAAGTTCTCAATGAATGCCAGGGCCACGAGGCTTGTGAATGATGGATTAATCATTAGTGCGTATGGTGCGAATGCGAGGGATAATGCCAGGGTGATCACCACAACCCATTTATAATTAATTACGAAGGACAGTGGGCCTGCTAGGAGGACTGCGGCCACTGCGGCTACTGTGGCTGCCAACATGACGCTTGGTATTAACCAGGGCTTCCCAATGTATGCCAGGAGCTCTGAGTATATGAGGTATGTGGAGTAGTAAATGGTTAGTAATCCCCCTGTGAACATTATGCCCATGCCTAGGCTTCTCCCTCTAAGCTTGAAGAGTAGGGTTAGTGGGTTACCCCTGGGCTTCCTCCATAGTGGTGATTCCATGAGCCTACTCCTAATGAGGAAGGCTATTACGGCGGCCACAATGCCAGTGGCTATGTAAACCCTCCACCAGACCTTGCTAAATGCTGGTTGGTTTATGAAACTCGTGAAGCCTGTGTACACTAGGGTGGCCATTACAACGCCGATTGGGTAACCGCTTTGTACAAAAGCCGATGCCCACTCACTCCTCCATTTGCTCCACTCCATTATCATTGCAGTGCCAGGTCCCCACTCTCCACCTAGGAATATTCCCTGGATAAACCTCAGGGTTAACAATGACAGTGGGGCTATTATTCCCACTTCATTGTATGTGGGCATCACCGCCATGGCCAGGGCGGCTAGGCTGTAACCAAGTACTGTGATTAAGAGTCCAATTCTTCTACCTAGCTTATCGCCCACGTAGCCCATGGCCACCGAGCCCAGTGGCCTACCAATGAGGGTTGCCACCAACGTGGATAATCCACCAAGGAATGAGTACGGGCCTGGGAAGAATAAATCACCCAGTAGTGGCATTATTGGGGTGATGAGTAGTGCGTCGTAGCCATCCAACACCCAGCCCAGGTAAGATGATAATATGGCCCTGCGTCTAAGCGATTCCTCGAGCATTGGTGCCCATGCTTATAGTATTCATTTAAATGTTACCCTCATGGTACGTGAAGGAGTCTGCTTATTACCATGGACGCTATCAGTATTATTAACAATAACAACCTTATGCTGAAGGGGCCGGCCCACAACTTCCTGAGCTCACGCCATCTCTGCCTAACCACTGACTCATCACCACTAAGTAGGGGACCGGCGAGCCTTATGGTGCTGGGTATTAGGAGGAGTGAGACTAGGGATGTGTATGGGAGGAAGTGAAGTATTACCGAGAGCACAATTGCCGTGTATATCAGGGCTATTGTGGCGTAAACCACGTACTTAACCCTCTCAATACCCACCAGGAGGACCACGGTGAGCTTACCCACGGCCCTGCACGCATCCACCTCAAGGGCTCCTGAGCCTATGAGTATTAGGAATGTGAATGCACCATTGGGTACGCCCACGAGTAGTGGCGCCCAGTTCGTGAATATGCCCGTCTGGACTATGTAGGAGCCCCACGTTACCAGGGGGCCCATTGCCAACCCAGCCAGGACCTCGCCAAAGCCCCTGTAATGGAACCTTAGGGGCCACTCGCTATAGCCAACGCCGATTAATAGGCCCGCCAGCGCCAGGGCTATCACAGCCCACCCAACCATGAGCGTTAAGTAAATGCCAAGTGCCAGTGCGGTGATGAGTAGTGCATAACCAACCCTCCTAACACTCACTGGGTTTAGTCCAAGGTCTATTATTGGGTGTGGCCTGTGGGAGAAGCCGCTCTTCCTGTATAGTATGTCAACGCCTGTTTTGTAATCCACGTAGTCATGGACCAGGTTAACCCCTGCCTGGGCAATCATGACCCCAAGCACGGTGACCAGGTAAACCAGTGGGTTAAACACGCCGTTTAGGTACCAGGCCAGTGCTGTTCCCAGGGTGACTGATGAGAAGGCGCTGGTTAGGGTTGTGGGGCTTGTGGATAGTAACCAGGGCCTTAACCCTCTGGTTGTCATCGGGATTGTTTTACATACTACCTATTTAACCTTTGCTGTGTACAGGCGATATGTTCATTAATGGTTTAGGTCTTGAATTCATGTGTTTAGGGACATTAGGGAGTTCATGGGGGAGTTAAGGAGTAGGGGTTGGCTTGTGGATGTTGATGAGGAATTGAGCGTGGACCTGGAAATACCGGCACTACTGAGGGAGTTGGGGTATAGGAGGGGGCCAGCGGTCATCATAAGGAGGGTTAGGGAGGGAACACTACCAATACTTGGGAACCTCTTCGGGAGCTGGGAAAGGGTATCACTGGCCCTTGGTGGTCAGGACCCTGAGGCCCTGGCCTCCAGGGTCACTGAACTAATCAATATAAGGCTCCCCGAGGGCATTATTGAGGGATTGAAAGCATTAGGGGAACTCAAGCGCCTGGCCCAGTACTTCCCCAAGGTTGTTAGTAAGGGCGCTGTTAGGGAGGTAGAGTGGCGCGACATTGACCTAACCAGGTTACCAGCCATTAGGCAGTGGGTTCACGAGCCAGGTAGGTTCCTAACCTTCGGAATAACCTTCATAAAACACGGCGATTACAGGAACTTCGGGTACTACAGGCTTCAGGTAATAGGCAAGGACAGACTAATCATGCACTGGCAACCATGGCGCAGGAGCGCCATGTACGCGGAGTGGGAGGGGAAGCCCAGGGTAGCCATTGTCTTCGGCCCAGACCCAGTAACCATGCTCATGGGCGGCGTACCCATACCACACCCACTGGATAAGTTACTGGTCACGGGCTTCATTAGGGGTGAGGGTGTGGAGTTGGTCAGGGGTGTCACGGTGGATGTGGACTACCCAGCCAATGCGGAGCTCGTGATCGAGGGCGAATTAACCGGTGAGTACGCGCTCGAGGGTCCCTTTGGGGATCACGTGGGCACATACTCAATAGGCAAGTACTACCCCGTGGTCAGGGTCACGGCGATTTACTCCAGGGAGGACCCCGTGATACCCGTGACGGTCACAGGGAAGCCCGTCCTTGAGGATGGTAACATAATCAGGTTTGGTGAGTCCGTGGTGAAGCCACTACTTAGGCTCCTTCTCCCTGAGGTTGTTGACATTCACATACCGCCTGAGGGTGTTAGTTACGTAACCATAGTATCCATAAGGAAGAGGTACCCAGGACACGCCAGGAGGGTCATGACTGCACTGTGGGGTTTGGTTCCTGTGATTGGTAAGATAACCATAGTGGTGGATCATGACGTGAACGTGAGGGATTGGGGGCAGGTGATGTACGCGGTGGCTGCCCACGTTAACCCAGCCAGGGACGTGGTTGTGATTGATAACTACCCCGTGGAGGAGCTGGACCCATCAACGCCAATACCGAACCTAGGCAGTAAAATGGGTATTGACGCAACGAGGAAGTTACCCGAGGAGTATAATGGTAAGGAGTACCCCATGGATTCGGTAACCACTGGGGATGTGGAGGAAAGAATCAGGGCGCTCCTGGGCAGGATCCTGGGCAGGTTAAATGCGTGACACGAATACATTAATATTCAGGGAAAGCCCCAAGACACCAATGAGGGTCTGCGTAATTGGCCTTGGTAGGATGGGGAGGGGGATGGCCATAAATCTGGTCAGTGAGGGCCTCGGAAATGGTTAGGCTTCTTGCCTAAGTTAAGTAAAACCTTAATACCCCAGGAAGTGCAAACCACACATGGCGATTAATGAGGGATCAATAATAATCACCACAACCCCATACATACCAGGCTACAGAGTGGTCAAGGTTCTGGGCATAGCGATTGGCATTACCGTGAGGACCAGGGGGCTTGGTGGTAGATTCCTGGCGCAACTACGCTCCCTGGTGGGTGGTGAGATCACGGAGTTCGTGGAGATGGCTGAGCAGGCCAGGAGGCAGGCGATTGAGAGGATGATAAACCACGCCAGGGAGTTGGGCGCCAATGCAATAATCAGTTTCAGACTCGACTCTAATGAGTTGAGTGATTTCATGGATGAGATAATAGCATATGGCACGGCTGTGCTCATAGAGCCCGAGTCCCAAAGCCAGGTTGTTCAGGATTGAGGATTCACCATGTACTACGTCTTAGTCATATTCATACTTTACTGGGCCTTGGCACCTGTATTGGCATTGTTAATGTTTAGGAGGTTCCTTTGGATGGGTAAGTGGGGGTGGGTTTTCGTGGGGCTTGGGTACATGGTGTTGGCATTAATCTTTCAATCAATTCTCCAGCAAATACCCGAATTAGTAATGATCATAATGCACCTAAATAGCTTAATCACTAATTCCATAAGCATCATCGAATTAGTTAAAACGTTCTCCATCGGGAACTCAGTGTGGTTACCCCTGTACATTGGGTTTGTGGCTGGGTTGTGCCAGGAAACTGCTCGTTACTTTGCGGTTAAGGGTAGGTTAATTACCTCGGCACTCTATGTGGGTTTCGGCTTCTCTTTGGTGGACATAGCTGTGGGCTTAATAAACATGGTAGTGGCCATGGCATTGAGTAAGGTGGGTGGTTTACCCCTGATTTCCATAATAGGACTCTCGCTCAATCCCCTCGTATCAATACTATATCATCCAGGGGCTTCAATGTACCTTAGGTACGCGCAGGAATTGAAGCGTGGCTTAAGGGGTTATGTTATTACCCTAGCATCCCATACATACTTAGACACGGCTGTGTCGTACTTAAATATTTACGCCATGTTGGGACTACTGGATCAAACAAGCCTACTCAATGTAACAAGCATATTCTGGGCTAGTGCCATCATACTCTCAATTGCCCTATTCGCTGTGGGCCTATCCAGGATAACCCGATTCGCTATTAATCGTAATGGTTAGAATGAAGGAGCTAGGCGTGTTATGTTCCGCAGTAAGAATGAGATGCACAAAAGGATATGGATTCGCCGGGTTAATGCTTAAACGCTGCTTAATGCGGTATCAATATACCCATATATAATGAACATATCCCTATATAGATCGCGGATGCCTTTGTTATTAGGGTTGAATTTAACGCAGGAACGGGAATGTGATTAAGGGGCGATTTAAGAAACCGAGGGAATACTGTTGATTTCATGGCGAGTTATGAGTTTGGGACATATTAATCATAATAAAGTGGCTATTAGGTTGATTTAACAATGGGTAGATTAATATTTACTGGCGGTAAGTTTTATAAATTCATGAGGTTAATGAAGTATGTAATGGGAAGTGAGTGGCGTCAAGTTGGACCTCATTAAGGAGGATTTCTCAAACATGCTCGGTTTGGCTAAGCCGATTAAGTGGGATGTAACAATAACGGGTAAGATAAGTAGGGATACTGTTGAGGAGTTGAGTAGGATTAAGGGTGAGCCTGATTGGATGAGGAGGCTTAGGTTAAGGGCCCTCGAGATGTTTGAGAAGCAGCCTTGGCCAAATTGGCTCCCCCTGGAGGGTAGCATTAATCTTGAATCCCTAATCCTATACGCCAAGCCAAGTGTTGAGAGGGCTAGGTCATGGGATGAATTACCTAGGGAGTTGAGGGAGTACTACGAGGCGCTTAAAATACCCGAAGTTGAGTCCAGGTTATTGGCTGGGGTCATTGGCCAGGTTGACTCGGGGGTTGTTTATGAGAATGTTAAGAAGAGTCTCGAGGAGGCTGGAGTTATTGCAATGAGTATGGATGAGGCGGTTAAGAGGTACCCTGACCTAGTTAAGCAGTACTTTGGTAAGGTTTTCCCACCTGAGTATAAATTCGCATCACTTAATATTGCATTATGGAGTGGTGGTGTATTCGTCTACGTGCCGCCTAACACGCATGTTAAGATGCCCATGGAGCTTGTCATACTAATTAGTAGTGCTAATGTTGGTCAATTTGAGCACTCGCTTATCGTTGTTGG
This is a stretch of genomic DNA from Vulcanisaeta thermophila. It encodes these proteins:
- a CDS encoding zinc-binding dehydrogenase; amino-acid sequence: MAQPLSDLEKSVEEILNIQRRLIWTCDDGTHNCRRALVLGSGSTGTLLSLLLRTYGFEVYIANRRDPLENESVITEEAGVTFINYTRDSLDRLKRVGFDLVVDTTGTSASLIRDAVEMLRPNGVLGLFGFPSSGESVIPHDVWQRFIHKSNVIVGLANGQKPHFQMALSHLAQWKSIWPRATRRLITKTIDINNEGEVMKALHEKVKGEIKVVIKW
- a CDS encoding UbiD family decarboxylase — encoded protein: MFRDIREFMGELRSRGWLVDVDEELSVDLEIPALLRELGYRRGPAVIIRRVREGTLPILGNLFGSWERVSLALGGQDPEALASRVTELINIRLPEGIIEGLKALGELKRLAQYFPKVVSKGAVREVEWRDIDLTRLPAIRQWVHEPGRFLTFGITFIKHGDYRNFGYYRLQVIGKDRLIMHWQPWRRSAMYAEWEGKPRVAIVFGPDPVTMLMGGVPIPHPLDKLLVTGFIRGEGVELVRGVTVDVDYPANAELVIEGELTGEYALEGPFGDHVGTYSIGKYYPVVRVTAIYSREDPVIPVTVTGKPVLEDGNIIRFGESVVKPLLRLLLPEVVDIHIPPEGVSYVTIVSIRKRYPGHARRVMTALWGLVPVIGKITIVVDHDVNVRDWGQVMYAVAAHVNPARDVVVIDNYPVEELDPSTPIPNLGSKMGIDATRKLPEEYNGKEYPMDSVTTGDVEERIRALLGRILGRLNA
- a CDS encoding molybdopterin-binding protein codes for the protein MRLVRVEDAVGLVLGYDTTYVSRDGATVLLPRGHVITQEDVERLKDSGVYFVWVQGDEESSELMYEWEVAEAVARSLAGGNIEVKPARQGSALLVSRVPGVLRVNVDALVRFNMNGNVLLITKHNHTAVGSGEVVGVVDVIPLSMHRKDVEGLLGFGTIIDVVPFRLRRVGVVITGTEIYQGRKRDLYMPVIRSKAERYGWDIVYSRVVPDDEDEIISAIRDAVGRGAEVVIITGGMSVDPTDKTPLAIRKLGAQVLFYGLPIKPTTMSMAALWNGVVLFGVSAGGIYYSEHNAIDIVLTRIMAGMIPSREEVAALGHGGLLTELQHHMKG
- a CDS encoding YbjQ family protein, translating into MAINEGSIIITTTPYIPGYRVVKVLGIAIGITVRTRGLGGRFLAQLRSLVGGEITEFVEMAEQARRQAIERMINHARELGANAIISFRLDSNELSDFMDEIIAYGTAVLIEPESQSQVVQD
- a CDS encoding DUF72 domain-containing protein, coding for MEVFVGTSGWLYDWNPESSFDWYVAHSGLNAVELNASFYRFPFRNQVLSWARKGGGLRWAVKVNRYVTHIKRLKPEAFNTWVRFHELFKPLDPHIDFYLFQLPPSMARSEESLARVRDFAVRTGLGPRFAVEFRHESWFNKETLSMLRDLGITVVSVDEPGLTWVASTNGIVYLRLHGRNEWYAHNYTREELRELVNEVLRLRPSRVYVFFNNNHWMLDNARLMLRMLRGEE
- a CDS encoding prenyltransferase, with amino-acid sequence MTTRGLRPWLLSTSPTTLTSAFSSVTLGTALAWYLNGVFNPLVYLVTVLGVMIAQAGVNLVHDYVDYKTGVDILYRKSGFSHRPHPIIDLGLNPVSVRRVGYALLITALALGIYLTLMVGWAVIALALAGLLIGVGYSEWPLRFHYRGFGEVLAGLAMGPLVTWGSYIVQTGIFTNWAPLLVGVPNGAFTFLILIGSGALEVDACRAVGKLTVVLLVGIERVKYVVYATIALIYTAIVLSVILHFLPYTSLVSLLLIPSTIRLAGPLLSGDESVVRQRWRELRKLWAGPFSIRLLLLIILIASMVISRLLHVP
- a CDS encoding DUF309 domain-containing protein encodes the protein MTRYLIVIESEDYVTKRRTEIMNSLRAMGMRVLNARVTTGHVEVDLITDDIDGELKKLSKAGMRVMDLVDLDVERHVENPLEAYVELMGQERFWEAHEVLEGVWRRNRSEFMRGLILLAAALAKLQEGGHTGYKRLIRDAVELIVRNCTPEALNPNHTNT
- a CDS encoding MFS transporter, encoding MLEESLRRRAILSSYLGWVLDGYDALLITPIMPLLGDLFFPGPYSFLGGLSTLVATLIGRPLGSVAMGYVGDKLGRRIGLLITVLGYSLAALAMAVMPTYNEVGIIAPLSLLTLRFIQGIFLGGEWGPGTAMIMEWSKWRSEWASAFVQSGYPIGVVMATLVYTGFTSFINQPAFSKVWWRVYIATGIVAAVIAFLIRSRLMESPLWRKPRGNPLTLLFKLRGRSLGMGIMFTGGLLTIYYSTYLIYSELLAYIGKPWLIPSVMLAATVAAVAAVLLAGPLSFVINYKWVVVITLALSLAFAPYALMINPSFTSLVALAFIENFAMGLVPHALVSKFEPEYRASGLGIAYNWGLLIGGWAPMLVGLIRPMNLGMLVMMVVGVLLAVAGILLLATEHPKH
- a CDS encoding NAD(P)-dependent oxidoreductase, with amino-acid sequence MRVGFIGLGIMGSAMAMRIHMAGFPLIVYNRTRSKTEPFAKQGIPVADSPREVAEKSDVVIDMVTDAPDVEQVLFGPNGVVYGAHPGLIVIDMSTNSPEYARSFAERLAKYGVEFLDAPVTGGDKGAREGTLTIMVGGKYEVFQRVKPVLEAMGKTIVYAGDVGSGQMLKLLNQIVVGINMLAVAEAMALARKAGIDMEKLYTVLSTGAANSFTVQYYMPKMMKGDYEPGFRAAHLRKDLKYVVEVANKLNVPLPGTALTLQLYNALVARGLGEKGTQALLKLYYELMGHNEQ